In bacterium, a single genomic region encodes these proteins:
- a CDS encoding Gfo/Idh/MocA family oxidoreductase, with product MFKIGLVDHHLNNYHSDKFLQLLHGPLAAEECRIVAAWESHPKGEADWCSKNGVLRVASAEEVARQVDAVMVMAPDDIEFHRRFCESVLPFGKPTFIDKFLAPNLADAQFIVDLARQSGTRIMSSSALAFSVELEQHLPIFKEGITEVFVRGFGKWEGYGVHTIAMAMRILGGQFQRLIDTGTALSHFVTLDYGSGKRATVEVREAENQHDACPWQFGFRVGKKFVCGTIKNYDGFYLNLMKYVVAFFKGAEPEYSIDAALGTVAVLELAVRSQQHGGVWVNR from the coding sequence ATGTTTAAAATAGGACTTGTTGACCATCATTTAAATAATTATCATAGCGATAAATTCCTGCAGTTGCTCCACGGACCGCTAGCAGCTGAAGAATGCCGGATTGTTGCTGCTTGGGAATCGCATCCAAAAGGCGAAGCGGATTGGTGTTCGAAAAACGGCGTACTTCGGGTCGCATCAGCTGAAGAAGTCGCCCGTCAGGTCGATGCGGTTATGGTTATGGCACCGGATGATATCGAGTTCCACCGTCGATTCTGCGAATCCGTCTTGCCATTTGGGAAACCGACGTTTATCGATAAATTCCTGGCACCGAATCTCGCGGATGCACAGTTTATCGTTGACCTAGCCAGACAATCGGGAACGCGGATTATGTCGAGTTCAGCGCTAGCGTTCTCCGTCGAATTAGAACAGCATCTGCCGATATTTAAAGAAGGGATAACCGAAGTTTTTGTTCGCGGGTTCGGAAAATGGGAAGGATATGGTGTCCATACGATTGCAATGGCAATGCGGATTCTCGGCGGCCAGTTCCAACGACTGATTGATACCGGAACCGCTTTAAGTCATTTCGTTACGCTTGATTACGGTTCGGGGAAACGAGCGACGGTCGAAGTTCGAGAAGCAGAAAATCAGCATGATGCTTGTCCCTGGCAGTTCGGATTCCGGGTAGGGAAAAAGTTCGTCTGTGGAACGATTAAAAATTATGACGGATTTTATCTGAACCTGATGAAATATGTAGTAGCTTTTTTTAAAGGAGCTGAACCAGAATATTCAATTGACGCAGCACTCGGTACCGTCGCAGTATTGGAACTCGCTGTTCGATCGCAGCAGCACGGCGGAGTATGGGTGAACCGGTAA
- a CDS encoding hemolysin family protein, whose product MEFIYDIIFKLGAVFFLVFLNGFFVAAEFAIVKVRATRIETLVEKGIAPAKVVRHIIQHLNAYLSACQLGITIASLGLGWIGEPFVARLIAPVFTFWGITSSETVSHVIATPLAFIFITFLHIVLGELAPKQLAIQREETTSLWIAYPLKWFYKVFYPAIWLLNESANQLLKLFGIRAISETELAHTEEELRLVFAESHRVGKLSATGKQIMENVLTFTHRQVKEVMVPRTNIVGLEINTSATQIIRAAVDTGYSRMPVYKSDLDHIVGIVYIKDVLALEENRDLIILSDLLRPAYFVPETKLISELLRELQKQKIHMAIVVDEYGAVTGLVTLEDLIEEIVGEIQDEYDTEEERVIKLKDGSLSLDATMTIHDLREDYNIRLPENMPYDTLAGFILDELARIPVGGETVTYENQLFTVTKVEGRRIIRVKYTRLKSEENG is encoded by the coding sequence ATGGAATTTATCTACGATATTATATTCAAACTCGGAGCGGTATTCTTTTTAGTTTTCCTAAATGGTTTTTTTGTTGCAGCTGAATTTGCAATTGTTAAAGTCCGAGCTACGAGAATAGAAACCCTAGTTGAAAAAGGGATTGCTCCGGCAAAAGTCGTCCGACACATCATTCAGCATTTAAACGCATATTTATCCGCATGCCAGCTCGGAATAACAATCGCTAGTCTTGGACTTGGTTGGATAGGTGAACCATTTGTCGCTCGCCTGATCGCCCCGGTATTTACCTTCTGGGGAATAACATCTTCGGAAACAGTATCACATGTTATTGCCACCCCGTTAGCGTTCATTTTTATCACTTTTCTGCATATTGTTTTAGGTGAACTTGCCCCGAAACAGTTAGCTATCCAGCGGGAAGAGACGACTTCGTTATGGATAGCTTATCCATTGAAATGGTTTTATAAAGTTTTTTATCCAGCGATATGGTTACTTAACGAATCTGCTAACCAATTGTTGAAATTATTTGGAATTAGAGCTATTAGCGAAACAGAACTTGCTCATACCGAAGAAGAACTCCGATTAGTTTTTGCGGAATCACATCGGGTAGGGAAACTTTCTGCTACCGGCAAGCAGATTATGGAAAATGTTCTCACGTTTACCCACCGGCAAGTGAAAGAAGTTATGGTTCCGCGAACGAACATTGTTGGGTTAGAAATTAATACCTCAGCGACTCAGATTATTCGCGCAGCAGTTGATACCGGTTACTCCCGTATGCCAGTATATAAGTCTGATTTAGACCATATCGTCGGCATCGTCTATATTAAAGACGTCCTTGCACTGGAAGAAAACCGGGATTTAATTATTCTCTCTGACCTACTACGTCCGGCATATTTCGTTCCAGAAACTAAGTTGATCAGTGAACTATTGCGCGAGTTGCAGAAACAGAAAATACATATGGCGATTGTCGTCGATGAATATGGTGCAGTTACTGGTTTAGTTACTCTCGAAGATTTAATTGAAGAGATTGTTGGCGAAATCCAAGATGAATACGATACTGAAGAAGAACGCGTGATTAAATTAAAAGACGGGTCGTTATCGTTAGATGCGACCATGACGATACATGATTTGCGGGAAGATTACAACATCCGGTTACCGGAAAATATGCCGTATGATACGTTAGCCGGATTTATTCTTGATGAACTTGCCCGTATCCCAGTCGGCGGAGAAACGGTAACCTACGAAAACCAACTGTTCACCGTAACTAAAGTTGAAGGACGGCGGATTATTCGCGTGAAATATACTCGCCTGAAGTCAGAAGAGAACGGATAA
- a CDS encoding c-type cytochrome produces the protein MKKVLGVVLAIIIAGSIVYLAIAQQSSQQLKNVQVLKYKSYAEVTKYMASDINPGLGVNCTFCHDTKDFSSDAKREKVISRIMLTMVQEVNKKYLTVPGKKIKQATCYMCHRGQKKPATSAAEENNRRR, from the coding sequence ATGAAAAAAGTTTTAGGAGTAGTCCTTGCAATAATTATTGCCGGGAGTATCGTTTACCTAGCTATCGCACAGCAGTCAAGCCAACAGCTAAAAAATGTCCAGGTGTTGAAATATAAATCGTATGCTGAGGTGACGAAATATATGGCATCGGATATTAATCCGGGATTAGGGGTTAACTGCACGTTCTGCCATGATACCAAAGATTTCTCATCTGATGCGAAAAGGGAAAAGGTTATTTCACGGATAATGTTAACCATGGTGCAAGAGGTGAATAAAAAATATCTAACCGTTCCTGGGAAAAAGATTAAACAAGCTACCTGCTATATGTGCCATCGGGGACAAAAAAAACCGGCAACATCTGCTGCGGAAGAAAACAACCGGAGAAGATAA